A part of Saliniradius amylolyticus genomic DNA contains:
- the cyoE gene encoding heme o synthase, giving the protein MAKSAALSQSTHSQGSWRDYYEMTKPNVVLLLLLTALVGMCLSTPGWLAWQPIIAGLAGIGALSAAAAVINHVADRQIDAKMARTYHRPVSKGKVSPVKALSFAAALAVAGYILLDQAVNRLTALLTLASLVGYAFIYTVYLKRATPQNIVIGGLAGAAPPLLGWTAMTGEIHPHALLLVLIVFTWTPPHFWALAIHRHKDYARAKVPMLPVTHGIAYTKTSVLLYTLLLSLICLLPYLVGMSHGIYLLGSTALNAGFLYYAVKLKLAPDSETKIAMTTFKFSILHLMVLFVVLLIDHYIPVSL; this is encoded by the coding sequence ATGGCGAAATCGGCGGCTTTATCTCAGTCGACCCATTCACAGGGTAGCTGGCGGGATTACTATGAGATGACTAAGCCCAATGTGGTATTGCTGCTGTTGCTTACTGCATTGGTGGGTATGTGTCTGTCAACACCGGGCTGGCTGGCATGGCAGCCAATTATAGCGGGGTTAGCAGGCATCGGTGCCCTGTCGGCCGCGGCCGCGGTGATCAACCATGTGGCTGACCGTCAGATCGATGCCAAGATGGCCCGCACCTATCACAGACCAGTTTCCAAAGGCAAAGTCAGCCCTGTAAAGGCACTGAGCTTCGCCGCCGCGCTGGCAGTCGCTGGGTATATCCTGTTGGATCAAGCCGTCAACCGCCTTACTGCCTTATTAACCTTGGCCAGTTTGGTCGGGTATGCCTTTATCTATACCGTGTACTTGAAGCGAGCAACACCGCAGAATATCGTCATTGGTGGTCTGGCGGGTGCCGCTCCGCCGCTGCTAGGTTGGACGGCTATGACAGGGGAGATCCACCCTCATGCACTACTGCTGGTGCTGATCGTCTTTACCTGGACACCTCCGCACTTTTGGGCCCTGGCTATCCATCGACATAAGGACTATGCCCGGGCCAAGGTCCCCATGCTGCCGGTAACTCATGGCATCGCCTACACCAAGACTTCTGTACTGCTTTACACTCTGCTGCTCAGCCTTATTTGCTTGCTGCCTTATCTGGTGGGGATGAGTCATGGGATCTATCTGCTTGGTTCGACGGCGCTGAATGCCGGCTTTCTGTATTACGCTGTGAAACTGAAGCTGGCTCCGGACTCGGAGACTAAGATCGCCATGACCACCTTTAAGTTTTCGATCCTTCATTTGATGGTGTTGTTTGTGGTGTTATTAATCGATCACTATATTCCGGTATCGCTATGA
- a CDS encoding SCO family protein: MKQKWLFWGIPLVALILGIWLALNLAAPSNPQHLSSYPQPRKLAEVELVNAQGDTVKPGQWLEGQWTLAFTGYTYCPDICPTTMAALNRIYEQLQQLPSDQPIRVLFVSVDPKRDTPERLAEYGAFFNSEFQAVTGPHKELFPFVRSLGMMYAMSQSTDDNDYLVDHSGSVVLLNPKAQVVGRFKPESRPGQLAVVNPNHILADMPVLVD; this comes from the coding sequence ATGAAGCAGAAATGGTTATTTTGGGGCATCCCCCTGGTTGCCCTGATTCTGGGTATCTGGCTGGCGCTGAATCTGGCTGCTCCTTCAAACCCTCAACATCTTAGCAGCTACCCTCAGCCGCGGAAGCTGGCGGAAGTGGAACTGGTCAACGCCCAAGGTGATACCGTTAAGCCGGGCCAATGGCTTGAGGGACAGTGGACACTCGCCTTTACCGGCTATACCTATTGCCCGGACATTTGTCCCACCACCATGGCGGCCTTAAATCGCATTTACGAACAGTTGCAGCAACTGCCTTCTGATCAACCAATACGGGTACTGTTCGTTTCTGTGGACCCTAAGCGGGATACGCCTGAGCGACTGGCTGAGTACGGAGCGTTTTTCAACTCCGAGTTCCAGGCCGTTACGGGGCCTCACAAGGAGCTGTTCCCCTTTGTGCGCAGTCTGGGCATGATGTACGCCATGTCGCAAAGCACCGACGATAACGACTACCTGGTGGATCACAGCGGTTCTGTGGTGCTGCTAAATCCGAAAGCTCAGGTGGTGGGTCGCTTTAAACCTGAGAGTCGGCCAGGTCAGTTGGCGGTGGTCAATCCGAACCATATCCTGGCCGATATGCCGGTGCTGGTGGACTAG
- a CDS encoding cytochrome c oxidase subunit 3, protein MSQQHEKYYVPAQSPWPIVGAVALFLIAVGAGNFVVESTSDKTGYGGWTLIAGIALMLVMLIGWFKNQIDESMSGLYSAQLGRSYRQGMAWFIFSEVMFFAAFFGALFYTRMIAVPWLGGASNNAMTNEVLWPGFEAMWPLVQTPGGTETTAMGWFGLPLYNTVILLASSVTAHFAHVALEEGKRAKLKWFLGTTIVLGLIFLTLQVEEYVHAYREMNLTLQSGVYGNTFFMLTGFHGMHVTLGTIMLIVMFFRVLKGHFNKDNQFAFQATSWYWHFVDVVWVILFVFVYIL, encoded by the coding sequence ATGTCACAACAACACGAAAAATATTATGTGCCTGCCCAAAGTCCATGGCCCATTGTGGGCGCGGTGGCGTTATTTTTAATCGCCGTAGGGGCCGGCAACTTTGTGGTGGAATCCACATCGGACAAGACCGGTTATGGCGGCTGGACCCTGATTGCAGGCATTGCCTTGATGTTAGTGATGCTGATCGGCTGGTTTAAGAACCAGATTGATGAGTCCATGTCAGGCTTGTACAGCGCACAGCTCGGGCGTTCCTATCGTCAGGGCATGGCCTGGTTTATCTTCTCCGAGGTCATGTTCTTTGCGGCTTTCTTCGGCGCGCTGTTTTACACCCGCATGATCGCGGTGCCCTGGTTGGGTGGTGCCTCCAACAACGCCATGACTAACGAGGTCTTGTGGCCTGGGTTTGAGGCGATGTGGCCACTGGTTCAAACCCCTGGTGGCACGGAAACCACGGCGATGGGTTGGTTCGGACTGCCGCTGTATAACACTGTGATATTATTAGCCTCGTCAGTGACCGCTCACTTTGCTCATGTTGCGCTCGAAGAGGGCAAACGAGCTAAACTGAAATGGTTCCTGGGGACGACCATTGTGCTGGGCCTTATCTTCCTAACGTTGCAGGTGGAAGAGTATGTCCATGCCTATCGTGAGATGAATCTGACCTTGCAGTCCGGCGTCTATGGCAACACCTTCTTTATGTTGACTGGATTTCACGGAATGCATGTGACTCTGGGTACCATCATGCTGATCGTGATGTTTTTCCGGGTACTCAAAGGGCATTTCAATAAGGATAACCAGTTTGCCTTCCAGGCCACCAGTTGGTATTGGCACTTTGTAGATGTGGTCTGGGTTATCCTGTTTGTTTTTGTTTATATACTTTGA
- a CDS encoding COX15/CtaA family protein: MKKIVLTALCLAVVVVLLGAYTRLTDAGLGCPDWPGCYGFLAVPQDEHRDIAEQAFPERPLETHKAWNEMIHRYFAGALGLIILVIALMSLHRREPQHPRKLPLALLMLVIFQAALGMWTVTMKLMPVVVMGHLLGGFAVLSGLFLLYLRLSDYRIPGGDPRVRPLARYSLLGLVILIGQVALGGWVSANYAALACTELPFCEGNWASNLDMAGAYSIGEAANYEYGTHDYQERMTMHVMHRFGAIVAFIYLSWLALKLYRRSISVMMRRAALLMVTLLGVQVILGVSNVVFALPLGVAVAHNGVAALLLLSLVYINYTLLRKT, from the coding sequence ATGAAAAAGATCGTCCTGACAGCATTGTGTCTGGCTGTGGTTGTGGTGCTTTTAGGCGCTTACACCCGTTTAACCGATGCTGGATTGGGCTGCCCGGACTGGCCAGGGTGTTATGGATTTCTAGCTGTGCCTCAGGACGAACATAGGGACATCGCCGAGCAGGCATTTCCCGAGCGCCCCTTAGAGACTCATAAAGCCTGGAACGAAATGATACACCGGTATTTCGCCGGCGCCCTTGGCTTAATCATCTTGGTAATTGCGTTGATGAGCTTGCATCGCCGAGAGCCACAACACCCCCGCAAGTTACCGCTGGCGCTGCTGATGTTGGTGATCTTTCAGGCGGCATTGGGGATGTGGACGGTGACCATGAAACTCATGCCGGTGGTGGTGATGGGTCATTTGCTGGGCGGTTTTGCAGTATTGTCCGGTTTATTTTTACTGTACTTACGCTTGTCCGACTATCGAATTCCCGGCGGAGACCCTCGGGTTCGTCCGCTGGCCAGGTACAGTTTGCTGGGCTTAGTGATTCTCATAGGACAGGTTGCGCTGGGTGGCTGGGTATCAGCAAACTATGCCGCGCTGGCGTGTACTGAGTTGCCGTTCTGTGAAGGGAACTGGGCCAGCAATCTGGACATGGCAGGGGCATACAGCATTGGGGAAGCTGCGAATTATGAATACGGCACCCATGACTATCAGGAACGCATGACCATGCATGTGATGCATCGCTTTGGTGCAATTGTGGCCTTTATTTATTTGTCGTGGCTGGCGCTTAAGCTCTATCGCCGTTCCATTTCGGTGATGATGCGCCGCGCCGCGCTGTTGATGGTTACCTTGCTGGGCGTTCAGGTGATTTTGGGGGTTAGCAATGTGGTCTTTGCCTTGCCTTTGGGAGTGGCCGTTGCCCACAATGGAGTGGCGGCGTTATTGTTACTTAGCCTGGTGTATATCAACTACACCCTGCTGCGGAAAACATAA
- a CDS encoding polysaccharide deacetylase family protein — MTAYRSVLFSVIGALLASLPLKAEPTKFTEHGVILQYHHVSTSMPASTSISPEDFERHMAYLDEHHQVIPLKVMVELLQDGQPLPPKAVAITFDDGYRNILDNGHPILKEYDFPYTIFINPALIGTSHQQLDWKQVKAMAKENVTFANHTTDHRHLLARQDGESQQAWLNRVSEDLIAAERQIEQQLGYSLNYLAYPYGEFNQDIQALIEEMGYVGFGQHSGAIASYSDFTALPRYPAAGNYSNLNTLKLKLNSLAMPITSEPPKAALAHQHSAPEWSITLDLSDIRPHQFACYFGGDTLSLKWQEEQVQISLPESLSPGRSRVNCTAPSKRDHTRYYWYSQPFFVPTADGRWLD; from the coding sequence ATGACTGCGTATCGTTCAGTGCTGTTCTCTGTAATCGGGGCCTTGCTGGCAAGCCTGCCGCTTAAAGCCGAGCCCACCAAGTTCACCGAACACGGGGTGATTCTACAGTATCATCATGTGAGCACCAGTATGCCGGCTTCTACATCTATTTCACCTGAGGATTTCGAGCGCCATATGGCGTACCTGGATGAGCATCATCAGGTGATTCCGTTAAAAGTCATGGTGGAGTTGTTACAGGACGGTCAACCCCTTCCTCCCAAAGCAGTCGCCATCACTTTTGACGATGGCTATCGCAACATTCTCGATAATGGCCACCCTATCTTAAAAGAATATGATTTTCCCTACACCATCTTCATCAACCCGGCATTGATAGGCACCAGTCATCAGCAACTGGACTGGAAACAGGTAAAGGCCATGGCTAAGGAAAATGTGACCTTTGCCAACCACACCACAGACCATCGTCACCTGCTGGCCCGCCAGGATGGTGAAAGCCAACAGGCCTGGTTAAACCGGGTTAGTGAAGATCTTATAGCCGCCGAACGGCAGATCGAACAACAGCTTGGCTATAGCCTGAATTACCTGGCCTACCCCTATGGGGAGTTCAATCAGGACATCCAGGCTTTAATTGAAGAAATGGGCTATGTGGGCTTCGGTCAGCATTCCGGTGCCATCGCCAGCTACAGTGACTTTACGGCCTTGCCGCGTTATCCGGCGGCGGGAAATTATTCAAACCTCAATACCCTTAAGCTCAAGTTAAACAGTCTGGCTATGCCGATTACCTCAGAACCCCCGAAAGCCGCCCTGGCACATCAGCATTCTGCACCTGAGTGGTCAATCACTCTCGATTTGAGCGATATTCGCCCCCACCAGTTTGCCTGCTATTTTGGTGGCGACACGTTGTCGCTGAAGTGGCAAGAAGAACAGGTGCAAATTTCACTGCCCGAGTCGCTATCACCGGGGCGCAGTCGGGTGAACTGTACCGCTCCCAGCAAGCGTGACCATACCCGCTATTACTGGTACTCCCAACCATTTTTTGTCCCCACCGCAGACGGGCGCTGGCTGGACTAG
- the ctaD gene encoding cytochrome c oxidase subunit I produces the protein MSTVADDLHHDEHHDHKPGGITRWLFTTNHKDIGTLYLWFAFIMFLVGGSMAMVIRAELFQPGLQIVDPNFFNQMTTVHGLIMVFGAVMPAFTGLANWMIPMMIGAPDMALPRMNNWSFWILPFAFAILIGSLFLEGGGPNFGWTFYAPLSTTYSNDSTALFVFSVHIMGISSIMGAINVIVTIFNMRAPGMTLMKMPLFVWTWLITAFLLIAVMPVLAGAVTMVLTDKFFGTSFFDAAGGGDPVMFQHIFWFFGHPEVYIMILPAFGIISQIVPTFSRKKLFGYSSMVYATASIALLSFVVWAHHMFTTGMPLFAEMFFMFATMLISVPTGVKVFNWVATMWRGSISFEMPMMFALAFIVLFTIGGFSGLMLAITPVDFQYHDTYFVVAHFHYVLVTGAIFSLMAATYYWLPKWTGVMYDMSLARWHFWSSLISVNVLFFPMHFVGLAGMPRRIPDYSLQFADFNQWISVGGFAFGLSQLFFLALVIKACKKKGEQVPAKVWDGAEGLEWEVPSPAPYHTFDTPPEVK, from the coding sequence ATGAGCACTGTAGCAGATGACCTGCATCACGATGAGCATCATGATCACAAGCCAGGCGGTATAACGCGTTGGCTGTTTACTACTAACCATAAAGACATTGGCACCTTATACCTGTGGTTCGCTTTCATCATGTTTCTGGTGGGCGGCAGTATGGCCATGGTGATACGGGCCGAACTGTTTCAACCCGGTCTGCAGATTGTTGACCCCAATTTCTTTAACCAGATGACCACGGTCCATGGCCTGATTATGGTGTTTGGCGCGGTGATGCCCGCCTTTACCGGATTGGCCAACTGGATGATTCCAATGATGATCGGTGCGCCGGATATGGCGCTACCGCGCATGAACAACTGGAGTTTCTGGATCCTGCCGTTTGCGTTTGCCATTTTGATCGGCTCGCTGTTTTTAGAAGGTGGTGGTCCTAACTTTGGCTGGACTTTCTATGCGCCGTTATCCACCACGTACAGTAACGACAGCACGGCGCTGTTTGTGTTCTCGGTGCACATCATGGGTATCTCCTCGATCATGGGTGCCATCAATGTGATCGTGACCATCTTCAATATGCGTGCTCCGGGCATGACCCTGATGAAGATGCCGTTATTCGTATGGACCTGGCTAATCACCGCCTTCCTGCTGATTGCAGTAATGCCGGTTCTGGCAGGTGCGGTGACCATGGTTCTGACCGATAAGTTCTTCGGTACCAGCTTTTTCGATGCGGCCGGGGGCGGTGACCCTGTGATGTTCCAGCATATTTTCTGGTTCTTTGGGCACCCCGAGGTTTACATTATGATTCTGCCAGCGTTCGGCATTATCTCGCAGATCGTACCCACCTTCTCCCGTAAGAAGCTGTTCGGCTACAGCTCTATGGTTTACGCGACGGCCTCAATCGCTTTATTGTCATTTGTGGTTTGGGCGCACCATATGTTCACCACGGGCATGCCATTATTTGCCGAGATGTTTTTCATGTTCGCCACTATGCTGATCTCGGTTCCCACCGGGGTGAAAGTGTTTAACTGGGTCGCGACCATGTGGCGAGGCTCCATCAGCTTCGAGATGCCGATGATGTTTGCCCTGGCCTTTATCGTGCTGTTTACCATCGGTGGTTTCTCGGGGCTAATGCTGGCCATTACACCGGTGGACTTCCAATACCATGACACTTACTTTGTCGTGGCACACTTCCACTATGTACTGGTCACTGGGGCGATATTTTCGCTGATGGCGGCAACCTATTATTGGCTGCCCAAGTGGACCGGGGTGATGTATGACATGTCTCTGGCACGCTGGCATTTCTGGAGTTCGTTGATTTCGGTGAACGTGCTGTTCTTCCCCATGCACTTTGTGGGGCTGGCAGGCATGCCACGCCGGATCCCGGATTACTCGCTACAGTTTGCCGATTTTAACCAATGGATCAGCGTGGGCGGCTTTGCCTTCGGTCTGTCGCAACTCTTCTTCCTGGCGTTGGTCATTAAAGCCTGTAAGAAGAAGGGTGAGCAGGTGCCCGCCAAGGTCTGGGACGGTGCCGAAGGCCTGGAGTGGGAAGTGCCCTCACCGGCGCCTTACCACACCTTTGACACTCCACCGGAGGTGAAATAA
- a CDS encoding SURF1 family protein: MKLSALPIRALVVTLVAVAILLRLGFWQLERAEQKRLRAEQLAEREQTTPLSLEDVSKLNGDIRDYPLQVRGALLKGRLIYWDNRVLDGQVGYEVIVPMVTDDKTLLVNLGWLAAPAYRDQLPDVSVPQGVVSLKGVITQPSGSPLSREMGQDSGWPLRVQQPNISRLEELLERPLMNFIVQAGEPERFGLASNWRPVTMPAQKHVGYAVQWFGLALAAVVIFIVAWRKRHQSKR, from the coding sequence ATGAAACTGAGCGCCTTACCAATCAGGGCGTTGGTGGTCACTTTGGTGGCAGTGGCTATTTTGCTGCGTCTGGGCTTTTGGCAACTGGAGCGAGCAGAACAGAAACGCCTGCGGGCCGAGCAACTTGCCGAGCGAGAGCAAACCACGCCACTCTCTTTAGAAGATGTTAGCAAACTTAATGGTGATATACGCGACTATCCGCTGCAAGTGCGTGGAGCGCTTCTCAAAGGGCGTTTGATTTACTGGGATAACCGGGTGCTTGATGGTCAGGTAGGTTACGAGGTCATCGTGCCAATGGTAACGGACGACAAAACATTGTTGGTGAACCTGGGATGGCTGGCGGCACCAGCCTATCGCGATCAGCTTCCTGACGTGAGTGTGCCCCAAGGTGTTGTGTCTCTGAAAGGGGTAATAACTCAGCCCAGCGGCAGTCCCTTAAGCCGGGAAATGGGACAAGACTCTGGCTGGCCATTACGGGTTCAGCAACCGAACATCTCCCGTCTTGAAGAGCTTCTGGAGCGACCCTTGATGAACTTCATTGTTCAGGCCGGTGAGCCTGAGCGCTTTGGTCTGGCATCTAACTGGCGGCCGGTAACCATGCCAGCGCAAAAACACGTGGGCTACGCGGTACAGTGGTTTGGTCTGGCACTGGCGGCAGTGGTGATATTTATAGTGGCTTGGCGCAAGCGCCATCAATCGAAGAGGTAA
- a CDS encoding cytochrome c oxidase assembly protein produces the protein MSQPQNNTRMVVKLVAIVVGMFGFGFALVPLYDVFCDITGINGKTNTTAAVYEGQEVDESRTITLEFITRTNTGMPWEFEARTRKMTVHPGEMAMVEFYVRNPTQRDIIGQAVPSVSPGTAALYLNKTECFCFNQQPLKAGSEAVMPMKFYIDPQLPEDIQFFTLSYTFYDVSESSQAVAMNGG, from the coding sequence ATGAGCCAGCCGCAGAACAATACCCGCATGGTGGTGAAATTAGTTGCTATCGTCGTCGGTATGTTTGGATTTGGTTTTGCCTTAGTGCCTTTGTATGACGTTTTTTGCGACATCACCGGTATTAATGGCAAGACCAACACCACTGCGGCGGTTTATGAAGGTCAGGAAGTGGATGAGTCTCGAACGATCACGCTGGAGTTTATAACCCGCACTAACACCGGTATGCCTTGGGAGTTTGAAGCCAGGACCCGCAAGATGACGGTACACCCCGGCGAGATGGCGATGGTGGAGTTTTATGTGCGTAACCCTACCCAGCGAGACATTATTGGCCAGGCGGTGCCTTCGGTATCGCCTGGCACGGCCGCGCTGTATCTGAACAAGACCGAGTGTTTTTGTTTTAACCAGCAGCCGCTGAAAGCGGGCAGCGAAGCCGTGATGCCGATGAAGTTTTATATCGACCCACAACTGCCTGAGGATATTCAGTTTTTTACTCTTTCTTACACCTTTTATGACGTATCCGAATCGTCGCAGGCCGTAGCGATGAACGGGGGCTAA
- a CDS encoding DUF2909 domain-containing protein yields the protein MLVKVIIVTLLLVMIYNLFRAMRLMLKHEPGRRSMTQFIGRRVMLSAAIILFIILAVALGWIQPNPRPY from the coding sequence GTGCTGGTTAAAGTGATCATCGTGACGTTACTGCTTGTCATGATTTACAACCTGTTTAGGGCCATGCGCCTGATGCTCAAACATGAACCGGGCCGACGCTCTATGACTCAATTTATCGGCCGCCGGGTGATGTTATCGGCGGCCATTATTCTATTTATTATTCTGGCCGTGGCACTGGGCTGGATCCAGCCCAATCCAAGACCTTACTGA